A single region of the Brachypodium distachyon strain Bd21 chromosome 3, Brachypodium_distachyon_v3.0, whole genome shotgun sequence genome encodes:
- the LOC100839221 gene encoding putative cyclin-dependent kinase F-2: MAVRKRPAAVLSGQAQAAERPEPEAKKTRFAKRTSRGTITKPTYGSLDEYKQTSILGQGTYGVVFEGRHKATGETVAIKFLLPPDDDDDDDTKEPAPPVDPRELLQEARFLEACVGNPHVVGFRCLVRDPANGELGLVMEHVGRQSLLDFLHERRSPLPEATVRAFMRQLLTGAKGMHDRGVIHRDIKPGNILIAQHDGGEQDQDQEAVVLKICDFGLALSASQWPPHNQVGTMLYRAPEMLMGKLDYDAVADTWSLGCVMAELVAGEILLRREVESCPRGQYFEDVAYLRSIFRLLGMPDDATWPGFSSLPLANVMTQLQLEKHGRLRELFPPEMLSNEGFEVLNGLLTCNPDERLTAEAALELPWFASSSSAAANV, encoded by the coding sequence ATGGCCGTCCGCAAGCGCCCGGCCGCCGTCCTCTCCGGCCAGGCCCAGGCCGCCGAACGGCCCGAACCTGAAGCCAAGAAGACGAGGTTCGCGAAAAGAACCAGCCGCGGCACGATCACCAAGCCCACCTACGGCAGCCTCGACGAGTACAAGCAGACGTCGATCCTCGGCCAGGGCACCTACGGCGTCGTCTTCGAGGGCCGCCACAAGGCCACGGGCGAAACCGTGGCGATCAAGTTCCTCCTCCCcccggacgacgacgacgacgacgacaccaaggagcccgcgccgcccgtcgACCCGCGGGAGCTGCTGCAGGAGGCGCGCTTCCTCGAGGCGTGCGTCGGGAACCCTCACGTCGTCGGCTTCCGCTGCCTCGTGCGCGACCCCGCCAACGGCGAGCTCGGCCTCGTCATGGAGCACGTCGGGCGCCAGAGCCTCCTGGACTTCTTGCACGAGAGGCGCTCACCGCTCCCGGAGGCCACCGTGCGCGCCTTCATGCGGCAGCTCCTGACGGGCGCCAAGGGGATGCACGACCGCGGCGTCATCCACCGCGACATCAAGCCAGGCAACATCCTCATCGCGCAACACGACGGCGGGGAACAAGACCAAGATCAAGAAGCGGTCGTCCTGAAGATCTGCGACTTCGGGCTGGCCCTGTCCGCGTCCCAGTGGCCGCCGCACAACCAGGTCGGCACGATGCTGTACCGGGCGCCGGAGATGCTCATGGGGAAGCTCGACTacgacgccgtcgccgacaCGTGGTCGCTCGGCTGCGTCATGGCGGAGCTCGTCGCCGGGGAGATACTGCTGAGGCGCGAAGTGGAGAGCTGCCCGCGGGGCCAGTACTTCGAGGACGTCGCCTACCTCCGGAGCATCTTCCGCCTGCTGGGCATGCCGgacgacgccacgtggccgggGTTCTCGTCCCTGCCGCTCGCCAACGTGATGACGCAGCTGCAACTGGAGAAGCACGGCAGGCTGCGCGAGCTGTTCCCTCCGGAGATGCTGTCCAATGAAGGGTTTGAGGTCCTCAACGGCCTTCTCACGTGCAACCCTGACGAGAGGCTGACGGCGGAAGCCGCACTCGAGCTCCCCTGGTTcgcatcgtcgtcgtccgctgCCGCCAATGTGTAA
- the LOC100828999 gene encoding actin-depolymerizing factor 1 isoform X1, whose translation MSNSASGMAVCDECKHKFQDLKAKRSFRFIVFKINEKVQQVVVDKVGQPGESYDDFTACLPADECRYAVFDFDFVTDENCQKSKIFFISWAPDTSRVRSKMLYASSKDRFKRELEGIQVELQATDPSEMSMDIVKARAL comes from the exons ATG TCGAATTCTGCGTCTGGAATGGCCGTTTGCGACGAATGCAAACACAAGTTCCAGGACCTTAAAGCGAAGAGGAGTTTCCGCTTCATTGTGTTCAAGATCAACGAGAAGGTgcagcaggtggtggtggacaAGGTTGGGCAGCCTGGTGAGAGCTATGATGATTTCACAGCCTGCTTACCTGCTGATGAGTGCCGCTACGCGGTGTTTGATTTTGACTTCGTCACTGATGAGAACTGCCAGAAGAGCAAGATCTTCTTCATTTCCTG GGCTCCTGACACATCAAGGGTGAGGAGCAAGATGCTGTACGCGAGCTCCAAGGACCGCTTCAAGAGGGAACTGGAAGGTATCCAGGTGGAGCTACAGGCAACTGACCCGAGCGAGATGAGCATGGACATCGTAAAGGCGCGAGCCCTCTGA
- the LOC100828999 gene encoding actin-depolymerizing factor 1 isoform X2, with protein MAVCDECKHKFQDLKAKRSFRFIVFKINEKVQQVVVDKVGQPGESYDDFTACLPADECRYAVFDFDFVTDENCQKSKIFFISWAPDTSRVRSKMLYASSKDRFKRELEGIQVELQATDPSEMSMDIVKARAL; from the exons ATGGCCGTTTGCGACGAATGCAAACACAAGTTCCAGGACCTTAAAGCGAAGAGGAGTTTCCGCTTCATTGTGTTCAAGATCAACGAGAAGGTgcagcaggtggtggtggacaAGGTTGGGCAGCCTGGTGAGAGCTATGATGATTTCACAGCCTGCTTACCTGCTGATGAGTGCCGCTACGCGGTGTTTGATTTTGACTTCGTCACTGATGAGAACTGCCAGAAGAGCAAGATCTTCTTCATTTCCTG GGCTCCTGACACATCAAGGGTGAGGAGCAAGATGCTGTACGCGAGCTCCAAGGACCGCTTCAAGAGGGAACTGGAAGGTATCCAGGTGGAGCTACAGGCAACTGACCCGAGCGAGATGAGCATGGACATCGTAAAGGCGCGAGCCCTCTGA
- the LOC100839529 gene encoding pentatricopeptide repeat-containing protein At5g39350: protein MKPSPFVRQCLALLHSKNSIPFAPTTTAQLHAVLLTSSNLHYRSLYPLFMLYCACDRPSSARKLLAQMPQPVPVSLANSLLRSYTGLGHYREAVALYSGMRSFDHLTFPFAAKACGGLRLSRHGRAVHCRALAAGFGDDTYVQNALISMYMGCGDVAAAEAVFCAMQNRTVVSWNAVIAGCVKNDCAERALEVFGEMAGDGTEIDRATVVSVLPACAQAKNLSIGRAVHQLVEERGLADYAAVKNALIDMYGKCRNLEGARKVFDDHKYDKDVVSWTVMIGAYVLNDHVEEAFALGHEMLMTSGAPWPNGVTMAYLLSACSRLSGRHAKCMHAMCIRLGLESDIIVETALMDAYAKCHNMKMMELTLENGSRRTETWNATISGYTHNEQEKKAIELLKRMIAESARPDSATMASILPAYAESADVRQATNIHCYLLTLGFLRSTEITTGLINVYAKAGDLDVSWSLFDGLPEKDVVAWTTVIAGYGMHGQAQTSILLYNRMVQLGVKPNTVTFASLLYACSHVGMVDEGLQLFEDMRGIHGVMPNADHYSSLVDMVGRAGRIEEAYRLIEDMPLEPSTSVWGALLGACVLHKNVKFGEVAAKHLFELEPKNTGNHVLLGNIYAAADRWSDVQDVRRRMAEKGLSKESGSSLVESRSVHALC, encoded by the coding sequence ATGAAACCCAGCCCGTTTGTCCGGCAATgcctcgccctcctccactCCAAGAACTCGATCCCGTTCGCTCCCACTACCACCGCCCAGCTTCACGCTGTCCTCCTAACGTCAAGCAATCTCCATTACCGCAGCCTTTATCCCCTCTTCATGTTGTACTGTGCATGCGACCGCCCTTCCAGTGCTCGCAAGCTGCTCGCGCAAATGCCTCAACCAGTACCGGTCTCTTTGGCTAactccctcctccgctcctACACAGGCCTCGGCCATTACCGAGAGGCCGTCGCTCTTTACTCGGGGATGCGGTCCTTCGACCACCTGACCTTCCCCTTCGCCGCCAAGGCCTGCGGCGGGCTCCGCCTCAGCCGCCATGGGCGTGCCGTGCACTGTCGCGCGCTCGCCGCTGGCTTCGGTGATGACACATACGTGCAGAATGCACTAATTTCCATGTACATGGGCTGTGGTGATGTTGCCGCAGCGGAAGCGGTGTTTTGCGCGATGCAGAACCGTACAGTTGTTTCATGGAATGCGGTGATTGCTGGTTGCGTCAAGAATGACTGCGCAGAAAGGGCATTAGAGGTGTTTGGCGAGATGGCTGGTGATGGTACGGAGATAGACCGTGCCACCGTTGTGTCTGTACTGCCAGCTTGTGCGCAAGCCAAGAACTTGAGCATTGGGAGAGCTGTGCACCAGTTGGTTGAGGAGAGAGGCTTGGCGGACTATGCTGCGGTTAAGAATGCCTTGATCGATATGTACGGGAAGTGTCGGAACTTGGAGGGTGCACGAAAGGTGTTTGATGACCATAAGTATGATAAGGATGTCGTTTCTTGGACGGTGATGATTGGCGCGTATGTGTTGAATGACCATGTGGAGGAGGCCTTTGCTCTTGGTCATGAAATGCTGATGACCAGTGGTGCACCATGGCCCAATGGAGTGACCATGGCGTATCTGCTTTCAGCTTGTTCTAGACTGTCAGGGAGGCATGccaagtgcatgcatgcaatgtgCATTAGACTTGGGCTTGAATCAGACATCATTGTTGAGACTGCACTTATGGATGCTTATGCGAAGTGCCATAATATGAAGATGATGGAGTTGACACTTGAGAATGGTTCACGGCGGACAGAAACCTGGAATGCAACTATCTCTGGTTATACTCACAATGAACAGGAGAAGAAAGCTATAGAATTGTTGAAGCGAATGATTGCAGAATCGGCACGCCCAGACTCTGCAACAATGGCAAGCATCCTCCCAGCATATGCAGAATCTGCGGACGTGAGACAAGCAACAAATATCCACTGTTACTTGCTGACTCTCGGATTTCTTCGGAGCACAGAGATCACTACAGGTTTAATCAATGTGTATGCTAAGGCAGGTGACTTGGATGTGTCATGGTCACTCTTCGACGGGCTACCTGAAAAGGATGTTGTTGCCTGGACCACCGTCATCGCCGGGTACGGTATGCACGGACAAGCCCAAACTTCCATCCTACTATACAACAGGATGGTGCAGTTGGGGGTGAAGCCGAACACCGTGACCTTTGCCTCCTTGCTGTACGCTTGTAGCCATGTCGGCATGGTGGATGAAGGCCTTCAACTGTTTGAGGACATGCGTGGCATTCATGGCGTGATGCCAAACGCCGATCACTACTCGTCCCTGGTTGACATGGTAGGGCGTGCCGGGAGGATCGAGGAGGCCTACCGCCTCATTGAAGATATGCCACTTGAGCCGAGTACATCGGTATGGGGTGCTCTGCTTGGTGCTTGTGTTCTACACAAGAATGTGAAGTTTGGGGAGGTTGCAGCGAAGCATCTCTTTGAGCTTGAGCCGAAGAACACAGGGAACCACGTGCTTCTTGGGAACATATATGCTGCAGCTGACAGATGGAGCGATGTTCAGGATGTCCGGAGAAGGATGGCTGAGAAGGGTCTAAGCAAAGAATCGGGATCTAGTTTGGTTGAGTCAAGGTCTGTACATGCACTATGCTGA
- the LOC100839833 gene encoding FT-interacting protein 1 — MASGVLPSWFGRFGPQPPYDEFGIKETRPRLPGGRTGGYDLVERMEYLYVRVVKARELRWGGGEFDPLAELRLGSYSCTTRHIEKTVAPEWNDVFAFSRERVQASFLHVAVRGRGFAEGDYVGSAPLDLADLPVRVPPDSALAPQWHHVFDRNGERAGEVMLALWIGTQADECFPLAVHADSAFAVDADLATHIRCKQYAVPRLWYVRVNVVEARDVVFADKTRAAGQLFVRSRISTQVLRTKTCASRLPSYGWNEDHLFVAAEPFEDHLTISVEDRVEVDKEEVIGHVHIPFTEFERRWDTRPIRPRWYNLLQPEGATKIEKFSTKICVRLCLEGGYRVLSEPIHYLSDVRPAARELCHRRPPIGLVELGIHNAFGLSALRARNGRGSCDAYCVAKYGAKWFRTQTVIDSLAPRFHQQCFWEVHDHCTVLTVAVFHNCQIGEKGGLATGDPVKDVLLGKVRIRLSTLETGRVYTHAYPLVSLHGGGIKKMGELHLAVRFSATSTLGLLQTYAQPHLPPMHYHCPLSVVQQETLRREAVALIAHRLGRMDLPLRRECVEHLCEAHALRWSMRRSKAHFFRIMSALAPLFAALKWFVDVCHWRNPVTTVAVHIIYAMLVCCPNLIMPTFFLYKFCIGLWNYRRRPRHPWHVDTKVSHAHTAHPDELDEEFDEFPTARHPDVVRMRYDRLRSLGARIQEMVGDVAAHVERARCVMTWRDPRATTVYLMVCLCLAVITFAAPFQAVALLTGFYLMRHPSLRQRLPDVPANFFRRLPCKVDCLL, encoded by the exons ATGGCCTCCGGCGTCTTGCCGAGCTGGTTTGGCCGTTTCGGTCCACAGCCGCCATACGACGAGTTCGGGATCAAGGAGACGAGGCCACGCCTCCCCGGCGGGCGGACCGGGGGTTACGACCTGGTGGAGAGGATGGAGTACCTCTACGTGCGCGTCGTCAAGGCGCGTGAGCTCcggtggggcggcggcgagttcGACCCGCTGGCGGAGCTGAGGCTCGGGAGCTACTCCTGCACGACGCGGCACATCGAGAAGACCGTGGCGCCCGAGTGGAACGACGTGTTCGCCTTCTCCAGGGAGCGTGTCCAGGCGTCGTTCCTGCACGTGGCCGTCCGCGGCCGGGGCTTCGCCGAGGGGGACTACGTCGGGAGCGCGCCCCTCGACCTGGCGGACCTCCCCGTGCGCGTGCCGCCCGACAGCGCGCTGGCCCCGCAGTGGCACCACGTCTTCGACCGGAACGGGGAGCGCGCCGGGGAGGTGATGCTGGCCCTGTGGATCGGGACGCAGGCCGACGAGTGCTTCCCGCTGGCCGTGCACGCGGACTCGGCGTTCGCCGTGGACGCCGACCTGGCCACGCACATCCGCTGCAAGCAGTACGCCGTGCCCCGGCTGTGGTACGTGCGCGTGAACGTCGTCGAGGCCCGCGACGTGGTCTTCGCGGACAagacccgcgccgccggccagctCTTCGTGCGCTCGCGGATATCCACGCAGGTGCTCAGGACCAAGACGTGCGCCTCCCGGCTGCCCTCCTACGGCTGGAACGAGGACCACCTgttcgtcgccgccgagcCGTTCGAGGATCACCTGACCATCTCCGTGGAGGACCGCGTCGAGGTCGATAAGGAGGAGGTCATCGGCCACGTCCACATTCCCTTCACGGAATTCGAACGCCGGTGGGACACACGCCCGATCCGCCCAAGATG GTACAATTTGCTGCAACCGGAAGGAGCCACGAAAATCGAGAAATTCTCTACCAAGATTTGCGTCCGGCTCTGCCTGGAAGGCGGGTACCGAGTGCTGTCAGAGCCTATCCACTACTTGAGCGACGTCCGCCCTGCGGCGAGGGAGCTGTGCCACAGGCGGCCGCCCATCGGCCTCGTGGAGCTCGGCATCCACAACGCGTTCGGGCTGAGCGCCCTGCGCGCGCGCAACGGGCGGGGCTCCTGCGACGCCTACTGCGTGgccaagtacggcgccaagTGGTTCCGCACGCAGACCGTCATCGACAGCCTCGCGCCGCGGTTCCACCAGCAGTGCTTCTGGGAGGTGCACGACCACTGCACCGTGCTCACCGTCGCCGTCTTCCACAACTGCCAGATCGGCGAGAAAGGCGGCCTCGCGACCGGCGACCCCGTCAAGGACGTGCTCCTCGGCAAGGTGCGCATCCGGCTGTCCACGCTCGAGACCGGCCGCGTCTACACGCACGCGTACCCGCTCGTGTCCCTCCACGGTGGCGGCATCAAGAAGATGGGGGAGCTCCACCTGGCCGTGCGCTTCTCGGCCACATCCACGCTGGGCCTGCTCCAGACGTACGCGCAGCCGCACCTGCCGCCGATGCACTACCACTGCCCACTCTCCGTGGTGCAGCAGGAGACGCTGCGGCGCGAGGCGGTGGCGCTCATCGCGCACCGGCTGGGCCGGATGGACCTGCCGCTGCGCCGGGAGTGCGTCGAGCACCTCTGCGAGGCGCACGCGCTGCGGTGGAGCATGCGCCGCAGCAAGGCGCACTTCTTCCGCATCATGTCCGCGCTCGCGCCGCTCTTCGCGGCGCTCAAGTGGTTCGTCGACGTCTGCCACTGGAGGAACCCGGTGACCACGGTGGCCGTCCACATCATCTACGCCATGCTCGTGTGCTGCCCAAACCTCATAATGCCCACCTTCTTCCTCTACAAGTTCTGCATCGGCCTGTGGAACTACCGGCGCCGGCCCAGGCACCCGTGGCACGTCGACACCAAGGTGTCGCACGCCCACACGGCGCACCCGGACGAGCTGGACGAGGAGTTCGACGAGTTCCCGACGGCGCGGCACCCGGACGTCGTGCGCATGCGATACGACAGGCTGAGGAGCCTCGGGGCGCGGATACAGGAGATGGTCGGCGACGTCGCGGCGCACGTCGAGCGAGCGCGCTGCGTCATGACCTGGCGGGACCCCCGCGCCACCACTGTGTACCTTATGGTTTGCCTGTGCCTTGCTGTCATCACGTTCGCCGCGCCCTTCCAGGCGGTGGCGCTGCTGACGGGGTTCTACCTGATGCGGCACCCGAGTCTCCGGCAGAGGCTGCCCGATGTGCCAGCCAACTTCTTCCGGCGCCTCCCCTGTAAGGTCGATTGCCTGCTTTAA
- the LOC100829299 gene encoding ribosomal RNA small subunit methyltransferase has protein sequence MAGGKIQKKRQVGGGGRARLQGGIPFEKSKGQHILKNPALVDSIIAKAGLKPTDTVLEIGPGTGNLTKRLLEAGVKAVVAVELDPRMVLELSRRFQGHPLLAQMQVIQGDVLKCDLPYFDICVANIPYQISSPLTFKLLSHPPIFRCAVIMFQREFAMRLVAQPGDTLYCRLSVNVQLLSRVSHLLKVGRNNFRPPPKVDSSVVRIEPRKPLPPVSFKEWDGLVRVCFNRKNKTLGAIFKQKRVLELLEKNYKTMQSLQLAQDSEMGEEKMSPDDVAVLANMVEDLSMETCDEKEDDEMEMDDADMAGDGRASLKEKIMGTLQQGDFADKRSSKLSQVDFLYSLSLFNKAGVHFS, from the exons ATGGCGGGCGGGAAGATCCAGAAGAAGCGGCaggtcggaggcggcggcagagcgcgGCTGCAAGGCGGAATCCCGTTCGAGAAGTCCAAGGGCCAGCATATCCTGAAAAACCCGGCGCTGGTGGACTCCATCATCGCCAAGGCCGGCCTCAAGCCCACCGACACCGTCCTCGAGATCGGGCCCGGCACGGGGAACCTCACCAAGCGCCTGCTCGAGGCCGGCGTCAAGGCTGTCGTCGCCGTCGAGCTCGACCCGCGGATGGTTCTCGAGCTCAGCCGCCGGTTCCAGGGCCACCCCCTCTTGGCCCA GATGCAGGTTATCCAAGGAGATGTGCTTAAATGTGACCTTCCGTACTTTGATATCTGTGTGGCAAACATCCCATACCAGATTTCGTCTCCCCTTACATTCAAGCTTCTGTCACACCCCCCAATCTTTAGGTGTGCTGTGATCATGTTTCAACGTGAATTTGCCATGAGACTTGTTGCACAGCCTGGAGACACTCTCTACTGCCGTCTATCAGTGAACGTGCAGCTCCTATCTCGTGTGTCACATCTGCTGAAGGTTGGGCGAAACAACTTCAGGCCACCACCCAAGGTGGATTCTTCAGTTGTGCGCATCGAGCCCAGGAAGCCCCTCCCTCCCGTCAGCTTCAAAGAGTGGGATGGACTTGTGAGGGTTTGTTTTAACCGGAAAAACAAAACTCTGGGTGCCATTTTCAAGCAGAAGCGTGTTCTTGAGTTGCTAGAGAAGAATTACAAGACAATGCAGTCTCTCCAACTTGCTCAAGATTCAGAAATGGGTGAGGAAAAGATGTCACCAGATGATGTCGCGGTGCTGGCTAATATGGTCGAGGACCTGAGCATGGAGACCTGCGATGAGAAAGAAGACGATGAAATGGAAATGGACGATGCTGACATGGCAGGAGATGGCCGAGCTAGCCTCAAAGAAAAGATTATGGGGACATTGCAGCAGGGTGATTTTGCAGACAAGAGATCTTCCAAGCTGAGCCAAGTTGATTTCTTGTACTCGTTGTCTCTGTTCAACAAAGCCGGAGTACATTTTTCTTGA